From one Candidatus Poribacteria bacterium genomic stretch:
- a CDS encoding GNAT family N-acetyltransferase — translation MDIEYRAPRNETELDDTIDCSVRAFGDLGDRRYRFTNFVKQDPWLDLNNTRACFIDGKVASVVQVFDRAMRIGNCVVRMGGVGSVGTPSVHRRAGYSSKVVRDTVRYMRTAGYDLSMLSTGIQSHYAKAGWVIYPTYSMELPLPPTLGELPADVAIEQYEPNRDLPALQAIFDQFNTNRTGTFIRNTEYWCNRPTWRPYDPSLYWVAKQGGTTVAYLQAERWRIAEFGYLADAEQAMIALFCHLFRCARAEGVQEIDGLAPSESRKIFETMGCSVRRRERSNIMFLITNFESLLTKVKPLLEARLRASDLSAWTGAIRICYEADERTLVIQDGRISIAQNRALPAINLYVSQTQLLKLLFGNMSAEQLIFSNGLQIREVGLLNALFPAGELFIWWLDRI, via the coding sequence TAACGAAACTGAACTTGACGATACAATTGACTGCAGTGTTCGTGCTTTCGGGGACTTAGGGGATAGACGATATCGCTTCACAAACTTTGTCAAACAGGATCCGTGGCTTGATCTCAATAATACGCGTGCCTGCTTTATAGACGGGAAGGTTGCTAGCGTTGTACAGGTCTTTGACCGCGCTATGCGTATTGGGAATTGTGTCGTGCGGATGGGTGGAGTCGGCAGCGTCGGTACACCTTCAGTACATCGTCGCGCTGGCTATTCATCGAAGGTGGTACGGGACACTGTCCGGTATATGCGAACGGCGGGTTACGATCTCTCGATGTTGTCTACAGGCATCCAATCGCATTATGCCAAGGCAGGTTGGGTAATCTATCCGACCTACAGCATGGAGCTGCCCCTACCCCCAACGCTTGGGGAATTGCCTGCTGATGTGGCTATCGAACAGTATGAGCCTAATCGAGATCTGCCGGCGTTGCAAGCGATTTTCGATCAGTTTAATACCAATCGAACGGGGACTTTTATAAGAAACACTGAATACTGGTGCAACCGACCGACGTGGAGGCCGTACGATCCATCGCTGTATTGGGTTGCTAAACAGGGCGGAACAACCGTTGCCTATCTGCAAGCTGAACGATGGAGGATAGCTGAATTCGGCTATCTTGCAGATGCGGAGCAGGCGATGATTGCGTTATTCTGTCACTTGTTCCGTTGTGCGAGGGCGGAGGGCGTTCAGGAAATCGACGGACTAGCACCATCGGAGAGCCGAAAGATATTCGAGACGATGGGGTGCTCTGTTCGGAGACGCGAACGGAGTAATATTATGTTTTTAATCACCAACTTTGAATCGTTATTGACAAAAGTTAAACCGCTGTTGGAGGCGAGGCTCAGGGCTTCAGATCTTTCGGCGTGGACTGGTGCTATTCGCATCTGTTACGAAGCCGACGAACGAACATTGGTTATTCAGGATGGAAGAATCAGTATTGCGCAAAACAGAGCATTGCCGGCAATCAACCTCTATGTCAGTCAAACGCAGCTGCTGAAACTGCTATTTGGGAATATGAGCGCCGAGCAGCTGATTTTTTCCAACGGTTTGCAGATTCGCGAAGTTGGTTTGCTCAATGCACTTTTCCCGGCAGGTGAACTATTCATATGGTGGCTGGACCGAATCTAA